Proteins encoded in a region of the Gigantopelta aegis isolate Gae_Host chromosome 13, Gae_host_genome, whole genome shotgun sequence genome:
- the LOC121387079 gene encoding transcription factor Sp3-like isoform X2 — protein sequence MSSVQVRKSNQEYVVPASVPQDAQPSPLALLAATCSKIGAPPPTDDAYNQGGSQAIRVIVPGQTSGGEVVQAPSWVQLPQGALVDPSSSSNGGKANGTSAVANMPAAGLLQQAPPQIMVSVGPGGNISYSIMPSFQTVTIDGQEALFIPSTGGAVGNQALVAQQNITGQTLITPSGQLVRTQGISGGNVIPTMGFTNLPGNVVNIGGNLVSLGGVQQPPIQVPMQQITNLVQIPVSVNGQTVNTLQAIQVPLQTFQTMQAPVQQGAANTVTQSISQVMTSASAHQNQPDDSMKSDDKNIAQTLAQSQTSNSVQNIFQGGQANTSFAQIAMGPNGVPTLIPVGGNVLNTGATQIVIPSSQSSAVAPQTSSSFAVASYPQSGTTTATTMTSSSAASTQSQTQGNVMATILTPQMIQGVGTQGIGGLQIAGHSQVMPQNLWPQAVNLGSIRPSNIQTIQVQNLQGLQNIQNYQAIQNLQGIQTVTPQGQIITSGATVPNLGGAVTLSSTGAVTGITPTTQIQSLGTQQIGQSTQAIGNTQIIQAGNQQIPIQQDPNDPTKWQVLATSQGSTVGSLSPTQVGQPGLGQEPTPPGRRLRRVACTCPNCQSDGRTTGDNKKKQHICHMPGCGKVYGKTSHLRAHLRWHTGERPFVCNWLFCGKRFTRSDELQRHKRTHTGEKKFQCGECNKRFMRSDHLSKHIRTHNAKKSAQQNAVSSTQAGEDGEMEEMEDEDEALPDGMVMVSAIDEEGDQGEVMAKVSLEEMTEQLDDQT from the exons atgtctaGCGTTCAAGTCCGAAAATCAAATCAAGAGTACGTAGTCCCGGCTAGTGTACCACAA GATGCACAGCCGTCCCCGTTAGCCCTCCTCGCAGCCACGTGCAGCAAGATTGGGGCGCCCCCTCCCACCGACGACGCCTACAACCAGGGAGGGTCCCAAGCCATCCGTGTGATTGTCCCAGGGCAAACCAGTGGCGGTGAGGTGGTACAGGCGCCGAGCTGGGTTCAGCTTCCGCAAGGGGCGCTGGTAGATCCATCGTCGTCCAGTAATGGCGGAAAGGCAAACGGAACGAGCGCCGTCGCCAACATGCCGGCGGCAGGCCTTCTCCAGCAAGCTCCACCCCAAATCATGGTTTCCGTCGGACCAGGTGGGAACATTTCGTACAGCATCATGCCTTCTTTTCAGACGGTAACCATTGACGGGCAAGAGGCGCTGTTTATTCCATCGACGGGAGGGGCGGTGGGGAACCAGGCTTTGGTGGCCCAACAGAATATCACTGGACAGACCTTGATAACCCCATCGGGACAGTTGGTGAGGACTCAGGGAATTTCAGGGGGGAATGTGATCCCCACCATGGGATTCACCAATCTTCCAGGGAATGTGGTCAACATAGGTGGGAATCTCGTCAGCCTTGGTGGGGTCCAGCAGCCCCCCATTCAAGTCCCTATGCAGCAGATCACCAATCTGGTCCAGATCCCCGTTTCTGTTAACGGACAGACGGTTAACACGTTGCAGGCGATTCAGGTCCCGTTGCAGACATTTCAGACGATGCAGGCCCCCGTTCAACAGGGTGCAGCCAACACCGTCACTCAGAGCATTTCGCAAGTCATGACATCGGCATCGGCACACCAAAACCAGCCTGACGACTCGATGAAAAGTGACGACAAAAACATTGCTCAAACGCTGGCCCAATCTCAAACCTCGAATTCTGTCCAGAACATTTTCCAAGGTGGCCAGGCCAACACTAGCTTTGCGCAGATTGCCATGGGGCCGAATGGCGTCCCGACTTTGATTCCAGTTGGCGGGAATGTCCTCAACACGGGCGCAACACAGATTGTTATTCCATCATCTCAGTCATCTGCTGTTGCACCACAGACTTCGTCTTCATTCGCAGTTGCCTCATACCCGCAGAGTGGTACGACTACTGCAACTACTATGACATCGTCATCCGCAGCCTCCACGCAGTCGCAGACACAAGGGAATGTGATGGCGACGATCCTTACACCCCAGATGATTCAGGGAGTCGGGACGCAGGGCATCGGCGGACTACAGATTGCGGGTCACAGTCAAGTGATGCCGCAGAATCTGTGGCCTCAAGCTGTCAACCTCGGCAGCATTAGACCATCAAACATTCAGACAATTCAG GTCCAGAATCTACAAGGTCTTCAGAACATTCAGAACTACCAGGCTATACAGAACCTGCAAGGGATCCAGACGGTGACCCCTCAAGGTCAGATCATCACCAGTGGTGCCACTGTTCCGAACCTGGGTGGAGCCGTCACGTTGTCGTCGACAGGGGCAGTGACTGGCATCACGCCGACCACTCAGATTCAGAGCCTCGGCACTCAGCAGATCGGTCAGTCGACTCAGGCCATCGGCAACACTCAGATCATACAGG ctggTAATCAGCAAATCCCCATTCAGCAAGACCCGAATGACCCGACAAAATGGCAGGTTCTGGCCACATCACAGGGTTCAACTGTCGGCAGTCTGAGCCCAACACAGGTGGGGCAGCCCGGGCTGGGGCAAGAACCGACCCCCCCGGGACGTCGTTTGAGAAGGGTGGCCTGTACGTGTCCAAACTGCCAGAGTGATGGAAG GACAACAGGAgacaacaagaagaaacaacacATCTGTCACATGCCGGGCTGTGGAAAGGTTTACGGAAAAACTTCTCACCTTCGAGCTCATCTTAG aTGGCACACTGGGGAACGTCCATTTGTGTGTAACTGGCTGTTTTGTGGGAAGCGCTTTACGAGGTCGGATGAGTTACAGCGACACAAGCGAACACACACAG GAGAGAAGAAGTTTCAGTGCGGGGAGTGTAACAAAAGGTTTATGAGGAGCGACCACTTGTCGAAACACATCCGCACTCACAACGCCAAGAAGAGTGCACAGCAGAACGCAGTTTCCAGTACGCAAG CTGGAGAAGATGGAGAGATGGAAGAAATGGAGGATGAGGACGAAGCGTTGCCTGATGGGATGGTGATGGTCAGTGCCATAGATGAGGAGGGAGACCAGGGGGAGGTGATGGCGAAAGTCTCCCTCGAAGAGATGACGGAACAGTTGGATGATCAGACATAA
- the LOC121387079 gene encoding transcription factor Sp3-like isoform X1 codes for MSSVQVRKSNQEYVVPASVPQDAQPSPLALLAATCSKIGAPPPTDDAYNQGGSQAIRVIVPGQTSGGEVVQAPSWVQLPQGALVDPSSSSNGGKANGTSAVANMPAAGLLQQAPPQIMVSVGPGGNISYSIMPSFQTVTIDGQEALFIPSTGGAVGNQALVAQQNITGQTLITPSGQLVRTQGISGGNVIPTMGFTNLPGNVVNIGGNLVSLGGVQQPPIQVPMQQITNLVQIPVSVNGQTVNTLQAIQVPLQTFQTMQAPVQQGAANTVTQSISQVMTSASAHQNQPDDSMKSDDKNIAQTLAQSQTSNSVQNIFQGGQANTSFAQIAMGPNGVPTLIPVGGNVLNTGATQIVIPSSQSSAVAPQTSSSFAVASYPQSGTTTATTMTSSSAASTQSQTQGNVMATILTPQMIQGVGTQGIGGLQIAGHSQVMPQNLWPQAVNLGSIRPSNIQTIQVQNLQGLQNIQNYQAIQNLQGIQTVTPQGQIITSGATVPNLGGAVTLSSTGAVTGITPTTQIQSLGTQQIGQSTQAIGNTQIIQAGNQQIPIQQDPNDPTKWQVLATSQGSTVGSLSPTQVGQPGLGQEPTPPGRRLRRVACTCPNCQSDGRTTGDNKKKQHICHMPGCGKVYGKTSHLRAHLRWHTGERPFVCNWLFCGKRFTRSDELQRHKRTHTGEKKFQCGECNKRFMRSDHLSKHIRTHNAKKSAQQNAVSSTQVAGEDGEMEEMEDEDEALPDGMVMVSAIDEEGDQGEVMAKVSLEEMTEQLDDQT; via the exons atgtctaGCGTTCAAGTCCGAAAATCAAATCAAGAGTACGTAGTCCCGGCTAGTGTACCACAA GATGCACAGCCGTCCCCGTTAGCCCTCCTCGCAGCCACGTGCAGCAAGATTGGGGCGCCCCCTCCCACCGACGACGCCTACAACCAGGGAGGGTCCCAAGCCATCCGTGTGATTGTCCCAGGGCAAACCAGTGGCGGTGAGGTGGTACAGGCGCCGAGCTGGGTTCAGCTTCCGCAAGGGGCGCTGGTAGATCCATCGTCGTCCAGTAATGGCGGAAAGGCAAACGGAACGAGCGCCGTCGCCAACATGCCGGCGGCAGGCCTTCTCCAGCAAGCTCCACCCCAAATCATGGTTTCCGTCGGACCAGGTGGGAACATTTCGTACAGCATCATGCCTTCTTTTCAGACGGTAACCATTGACGGGCAAGAGGCGCTGTTTATTCCATCGACGGGAGGGGCGGTGGGGAACCAGGCTTTGGTGGCCCAACAGAATATCACTGGACAGACCTTGATAACCCCATCGGGACAGTTGGTGAGGACTCAGGGAATTTCAGGGGGGAATGTGATCCCCACCATGGGATTCACCAATCTTCCAGGGAATGTGGTCAACATAGGTGGGAATCTCGTCAGCCTTGGTGGGGTCCAGCAGCCCCCCATTCAAGTCCCTATGCAGCAGATCACCAATCTGGTCCAGATCCCCGTTTCTGTTAACGGACAGACGGTTAACACGTTGCAGGCGATTCAGGTCCCGTTGCAGACATTTCAGACGATGCAGGCCCCCGTTCAACAGGGTGCAGCCAACACCGTCACTCAGAGCATTTCGCAAGTCATGACATCGGCATCGGCACACCAAAACCAGCCTGACGACTCGATGAAAAGTGACGACAAAAACATTGCTCAAACGCTGGCCCAATCTCAAACCTCGAATTCTGTCCAGAACATTTTCCAAGGTGGCCAGGCCAACACTAGCTTTGCGCAGATTGCCATGGGGCCGAATGGCGTCCCGACTTTGATTCCAGTTGGCGGGAATGTCCTCAACACGGGCGCAACACAGATTGTTATTCCATCATCTCAGTCATCTGCTGTTGCACCACAGACTTCGTCTTCATTCGCAGTTGCCTCATACCCGCAGAGTGGTACGACTACTGCAACTACTATGACATCGTCATCCGCAGCCTCCACGCAGTCGCAGACACAAGGGAATGTGATGGCGACGATCCTTACACCCCAGATGATTCAGGGAGTCGGGACGCAGGGCATCGGCGGACTACAGATTGCGGGTCACAGTCAAGTGATGCCGCAGAATCTGTGGCCTCAAGCTGTCAACCTCGGCAGCATTAGACCATCAAACATTCAGACAATTCAG GTCCAGAATCTACAAGGTCTTCAGAACATTCAGAACTACCAGGCTATACAGAACCTGCAAGGGATCCAGACGGTGACCCCTCAAGGTCAGATCATCACCAGTGGTGCCACTGTTCCGAACCTGGGTGGAGCCGTCACGTTGTCGTCGACAGGGGCAGTGACTGGCATCACGCCGACCACTCAGATTCAGAGCCTCGGCACTCAGCAGATCGGTCAGTCGACTCAGGCCATCGGCAACACTCAGATCATACAGG ctggTAATCAGCAAATCCCCATTCAGCAAGACCCGAATGACCCGACAAAATGGCAGGTTCTGGCCACATCACAGGGTTCAACTGTCGGCAGTCTGAGCCCAACACAGGTGGGGCAGCCCGGGCTGGGGCAAGAACCGACCCCCCCGGGACGTCGTTTGAGAAGGGTGGCCTGTACGTGTCCAAACTGCCAGAGTGATGGAAG GACAACAGGAgacaacaagaagaaacaacacATCTGTCACATGCCGGGCTGTGGAAAGGTTTACGGAAAAACTTCTCACCTTCGAGCTCATCTTAG aTGGCACACTGGGGAACGTCCATTTGTGTGTAACTGGCTGTTTTGTGGGAAGCGCTTTACGAGGTCGGATGAGTTACAGCGACACAAGCGAACACACACAG GAGAGAAGAAGTTTCAGTGCGGGGAGTGTAACAAAAGGTTTATGAGGAGCGACCACTTGTCGAAACACATCCGCACTCACAACGCCAAGAAGAGTGCACAGCAGAACGCAGTTTCCAGTACGCAAG TAGCTGGAGAAGATGGAGAGATGGAAGAAATGGAGGATGAGGACGAAGCGTTGCCTGATGGGATGGTGATGGTCAGTGCCATAGATGAGGAGGGAGACCAGGGGGAGGTGATGGCGAAAGTCTCCCTCGAAGAGATGACGGAACAGTTGGATGATCAGACATAA
- the LOC121387079 gene encoding transcription factor Sp3-like isoform X3 produces MSSVQVRKSNQEYVVPASVPQDAQPSPLALLAATCSKIGAPPPTDDAYNQGGSQAIRVIVPGQTSGGEVVQAPSWVQLPQGALVDPSSSSNGGKANGTSAVANMPAAGLLQQAPPQIMVSVGPGGNISYSIMPSFQTVTIDGQEALFIPSTGGAVGNQALVAQQNITGQTLITPSGQLVRTQGISGGNVIPTMGFTNLPGNVVNIGGNLVSLGGVQQPPIQVPMQQITNLVQIPVSVNGQTVNTLQAIQVPLQTFQTMQAPVQQGAANTVTQSISQVMTSASAHQNQPDDSMKSDDKNIAQTLAQSQTSNSVQNIFQGGQANTSFAQIAMGPNGVPTLIPVGGNVLNTGATQIVIPSSQSSAVAPQTSSSFAVASYPQSGTTTATTMTSSSAASTQSQTQGNVMATILTPQMIQGVGTQGIGGLQIAGHSQVMPQNLWPQAVNLGSIRPSNIQTIQVQNLQGLQNIQNYQAIQNLQGIQTVTPQGQIITSGATVPNLGGAVTLSSTGAVTGITPTTQIQSLGTQQIGQSTQAIGNTQIIQAGNQQIPIQQDPNDPTKWQVLATSQGSTVGSLSPTQVGQPGLGQEPTPPGRRLRRVACTCPNCQSDGRTTGDNKKKQHICHMPGCGKVYGKTSHLRAHLRWHTGERPFVCNWLFCGKRFTRSDELQRHKRTHTGEKKFQCGECNKRFMRSDHLSKHIRTHNAKKSAQQNAVSIAGEDGEMEEMEDEDEALPDGMVMVSAIDEEGDQGEVMAKVSLEEMTEQLDDQT; encoded by the exons atgtctaGCGTTCAAGTCCGAAAATCAAATCAAGAGTACGTAGTCCCGGCTAGTGTACCACAA GATGCACAGCCGTCCCCGTTAGCCCTCCTCGCAGCCACGTGCAGCAAGATTGGGGCGCCCCCTCCCACCGACGACGCCTACAACCAGGGAGGGTCCCAAGCCATCCGTGTGATTGTCCCAGGGCAAACCAGTGGCGGTGAGGTGGTACAGGCGCCGAGCTGGGTTCAGCTTCCGCAAGGGGCGCTGGTAGATCCATCGTCGTCCAGTAATGGCGGAAAGGCAAACGGAACGAGCGCCGTCGCCAACATGCCGGCGGCAGGCCTTCTCCAGCAAGCTCCACCCCAAATCATGGTTTCCGTCGGACCAGGTGGGAACATTTCGTACAGCATCATGCCTTCTTTTCAGACGGTAACCATTGACGGGCAAGAGGCGCTGTTTATTCCATCGACGGGAGGGGCGGTGGGGAACCAGGCTTTGGTGGCCCAACAGAATATCACTGGACAGACCTTGATAACCCCATCGGGACAGTTGGTGAGGACTCAGGGAATTTCAGGGGGGAATGTGATCCCCACCATGGGATTCACCAATCTTCCAGGGAATGTGGTCAACATAGGTGGGAATCTCGTCAGCCTTGGTGGGGTCCAGCAGCCCCCCATTCAAGTCCCTATGCAGCAGATCACCAATCTGGTCCAGATCCCCGTTTCTGTTAACGGACAGACGGTTAACACGTTGCAGGCGATTCAGGTCCCGTTGCAGACATTTCAGACGATGCAGGCCCCCGTTCAACAGGGTGCAGCCAACACCGTCACTCAGAGCATTTCGCAAGTCATGACATCGGCATCGGCACACCAAAACCAGCCTGACGACTCGATGAAAAGTGACGACAAAAACATTGCTCAAACGCTGGCCCAATCTCAAACCTCGAATTCTGTCCAGAACATTTTCCAAGGTGGCCAGGCCAACACTAGCTTTGCGCAGATTGCCATGGGGCCGAATGGCGTCCCGACTTTGATTCCAGTTGGCGGGAATGTCCTCAACACGGGCGCAACACAGATTGTTATTCCATCATCTCAGTCATCTGCTGTTGCACCACAGACTTCGTCTTCATTCGCAGTTGCCTCATACCCGCAGAGTGGTACGACTACTGCAACTACTATGACATCGTCATCCGCAGCCTCCACGCAGTCGCAGACACAAGGGAATGTGATGGCGACGATCCTTACACCCCAGATGATTCAGGGAGTCGGGACGCAGGGCATCGGCGGACTACAGATTGCGGGTCACAGTCAAGTGATGCCGCAGAATCTGTGGCCTCAAGCTGTCAACCTCGGCAGCATTAGACCATCAAACATTCAGACAATTCAG GTCCAGAATCTACAAGGTCTTCAGAACATTCAGAACTACCAGGCTATACAGAACCTGCAAGGGATCCAGACGGTGACCCCTCAAGGTCAGATCATCACCAGTGGTGCCACTGTTCCGAACCTGGGTGGAGCCGTCACGTTGTCGTCGACAGGGGCAGTGACTGGCATCACGCCGACCACTCAGATTCAGAGCCTCGGCACTCAGCAGATCGGTCAGTCGACTCAGGCCATCGGCAACACTCAGATCATACAGG ctggTAATCAGCAAATCCCCATTCAGCAAGACCCGAATGACCCGACAAAATGGCAGGTTCTGGCCACATCACAGGGTTCAACTGTCGGCAGTCTGAGCCCAACACAGGTGGGGCAGCCCGGGCTGGGGCAAGAACCGACCCCCCCGGGACGTCGTTTGAGAAGGGTGGCCTGTACGTGTCCAAACTGCCAGAGTGATGGAAG GACAACAGGAgacaacaagaagaaacaacacATCTGTCACATGCCGGGCTGTGGAAAGGTTTACGGAAAAACTTCTCACCTTCGAGCTCATCTTAG aTGGCACACTGGGGAACGTCCATTTGTGTGTAACTGGCTGTTTTGTGGGAAGCGCTTTACGAGGTCGGATGAGTTACAGCGACACAAGCGAACACACACAG GAGAGAAGAAGTTTCAGTGCGGGGAGTGTAACAAAAGGTTTATGAGGAGCGACCACTTGTCGAAACACATCCGCACTCACAACGCCAAGAAGAGTGCACAGCAGAACGCAGTTTCCA TAGCTGGAGAAGATGGAGAGATGGAAGAAATGGAGGATGAGGACGAAGCGTTGCCTGATGGGATGGTGATGGTCAGTGCCATAGATGAGGAGGGAGACCAGGGGGAGGTGATGGCGAAAGTCTCCCTCGAAGAGATGACGGAACAGTTGGATGATCAGACATAA